In one window of Qipengyuania profundimaris DNA:
- a CDS encoding esterase/lipase family protein — MATLPFKDSALQHGEELARRWALAKEPCPDDARGPRWQLLLREFLWPFEPLRRRLGDALEISPAADPKHIMLLPGFGAHPIRMRWMARRLEEAGHTAKRWGLGYNLGATADRFARVEKRLLALHKRHGESIVLVGWSLGGVMARELAKQHPDKVAKVVTMGSPFSGSPRANNGWRAYQAIAGHRVDEPEIDTVVAEKPPVETVAIWSPCDGVVHPKSACGRPGERDRAIPVRCSHMGLVMTNEAMAALLAELDRG, encoded by the coding sequence ATGGCAACGTTACCATTCAAAGACAGCGCACTCCAGCATGGCGAGGAACTCGCGCGCCGCTGGGCGCTCGCGAAAGAGCCATGCCCCGACGATGCCCGCGGGCCGCGCTGGCAATTGCTGCTCCGCGAATTTCTCTGGCCGTTCGAACCCCTGCGCCGACGGCTCGGCGACGCTCTGGAAATCTCTCCGGCTGCCGATCCCAAGCACATCATGCTGCTGCCGGGCTTTGGTGCGCATCCGATTCGCATGCGCTGGATGGCGCGGCGGCTGGAAGAAGCCGGGCATACCGCCAAGCGCTGGGGCCTCGGTTACAACCTCGGCGCCACGGCCGACCGTTTCGCGCGCGTCGAGAAGCGCTTGCTCGCCCTGCATAAGCGGCATGGCGAGTCGATCGTGCTGGTCGGCTGGAGCCTCGGCGGGGTGATGGCGCGCGAACTTGCCAAGCAGCATCCCGACAAGGTCGCAAAGGTCGTCACCATGGGCTCGCCCTTCTCCGGCAGTCCGCGGGCGAACAATGGCTGGCGGGCCTATCAGGCGATCGCGGGACACCGTGTCGACGAGCCGGAAATCGACACCGTCGTCGCGGAGAAGCCGCCGGTGGAGACGGTCGCTATCTGGAGCCCGTGCGACGGCGTCGTCCATCCGAAATCGGCCTGCGGCCGCCCCGGCGAACGCGACCGCGCCATTCCCGT
- a CDS encoding DUF3617 domain-containing protein, whose protein sequence is MHRYLFASVAALGLAACGGNTSADADGDGEITGAEVAEMADEMVKPEAGQYRATTELVELEAPGAPPEAVEMMRGMMSRSFEYCLTQEEADRGFEEMARESQDENCSFEKFDVDGGDIDAVMTCSGQGEGTMRMTMQGSGGRTSSEMTMTMEGNIPGQGEGRMVMNTSHERIGDCPAEG, encoded by the coding sequence ATGCACAGATATCTATTCGCAAGCGTTGCGGCGCTCGGCCTCGCGGCATGCGGCGGAAACACCAGTGCCGATGCGGACGGCGATGGCGAGATCACCGGTGCAGAAGTCGCCGAGATGGCCGACGAAATGGTCAAGCCCGAGGCCGGCCAGTATCGCGCCACCACCGAACTGGTCGAGCTGGAGGCGCCCGGCGCACCGCCGGAAGCGGTCGAGATGATGCGCGGCATGATGAGTCGCAGTTTCGAATACTGCCTCACCCAGGAAGAAGCCGACCGGGGCTTTGAGGAAATGGCGCGCGAGTCCCAGGACGAGAATTGCTCGTTTGAGAAGTTCGACGTCGATGGCGGCGATATCGACGCTGTCATGACCTGCTCCGGCCAGGGCGAGGGCACGATGCGCATGACCATGCAGGGCAGCGGCGGACGGACGAGTTCCGAAATGACCATGACCATGGAAGGCAATATACCGGGCCAGGGCGAAGGCAGGATGGTCATGAATACCAGCCACGAACGTATCGGCGATTGTCCGGCCGAGGGCTGA
- the uvrB gene encoding excinuclease ABC subunit UvrB: MAELVIRRGLEEPDTTGEFTPHKPARPEKSMPGKKFKLVSDYTPSGDQPTAIAELTSAARDEEQTQVLLGVTGSGKTFTMAKVIEELQRPALILAPNKILAAQLYGEFKSFFPENAVEYFVSYYDYYQPEAYVPRSDTYIEKESSVNEAIDRMRHSATRALLERDDVIIVASVSCLYGIGSVETYSAMIFDIKKDTSVDQRELIRKLVALQYKRNDAAFARGNFRVRGDNLEIFPSHYEDMAWRVSFFGDEIEDISEFDPLTGKKGASLDKVRIYANSHYVTPGPTMKQASEAIKFELTERLKELHEEGRLLEAQRLEQRTNFDLEMIAATGSCAGIENYSRFLTGRLPGEPPPTLFEYLPENALLFVDESHQTVPQIGAMAKGDHRRKITLAEYGFRLPSCIDNRPLRFNEWDAMRPQTFCVSATPGTWEMEQTGGVFAEQVIRPTGLIDPPVEIKPVEDQVQDCIEECKKTAKMGYRTLVTTLTKRMAEDLTEFMHEAGVKVRYMHSDVETLERIELIRDLRLGVYDVLVGINLLREGLDIPECGLVCILDADKEGFLRSETSLVQTIGRAARNVEGRVILYADRITGSMERAMAETDRRREKQQAYNEEHGITPKTIKRNIADIVAHTAAQDGVTVDTGDDERNNLVGHNLRAYIEDLEKRMRAAAADLEFEEAGRLRDEIRRLENDELGLGDDEKKAPRVGRSDAGRPGTRKTRYGKTRYKRMGGKP, translated from the coding sequence ATGGCCGAACTCGTTATCAGGCGCGGACTCGAAGAACCGGACACCACCGGCGAGTTCACCCCGCACAAACCCGCCCGCCCCGAGAAATCGATGCCGGGCAAGAAGTTCAAGCTCGTCAGCGACTATACGCCGTCGGGCGACCAGCCGACGGCCATTGCCGAGCTGACTTCGGCAGCCAGGGACGAAGAGCAGACGCAGGTGCTGCTCGGCGTGACGGGTTCGGGCAAGACCTTCACCATGGCCAAGGTGATCGAGGAATTGCAGCGCCCGGCCCTGATTCTTGCGCCCAATAAAATCCTCGCCGCACAGCTCTATGGAGAGTTCAAAAGCTTCTTCCCGGAGAATGCGGTCGAGTATTTCGTCAGCTATTACGATTACTACCAGCCCGAAGCCTACGTCCCGCGGTCCGATACCTATATCGAGAAGGAAAGCTCGGTGAACGAGGCGATCGACCGGATGCGCCACTCGGCCACCCGCGCCCTGCTGGAGCGCGACGATGTCATCATCGTCGCCTCGGTATCCTGCCTCTACGGTATCGGTTCGGTCGAGACGTACTCGGCCATGATCTTCGACATCAAGAAAGATACCAGCGTCGACCAGCGCGAGTTGATCCGCAAGCTGGTGGCCCTGCAGTACAAGCGCAACGACGCTGCTTTCGCGCGCGGCAATTTCCGGGTTAGGGGCGACAATCTGGAGATTTTCCCGAGCCACTACGAGGACATGGCCTGGCGCGTCAGCTTCTTCGGCGACGAAATCGAGGACATCAGCGAGTTCGATCCGCTCACCGGCAAGAAAGGCGCCAGCCTCGACAAGGTGCGCATCTACGCCAATTCGCACTACGTCACGCCAGGCCCGACGATGAAACAGGCCTCGGAAGCCATCAAGTTCGAGCTGACCGAACGCCTCAAGGAGCTGCATGAGGAAGGCCGCCTGCTTGAAGCGCAGCGGCTGGAGCAGCGCACCAATTTCGACCTGGAGATGATCGCCGCCACCGGCTCATGCGCGGGCATCGAGAACTACAGCCGCTTCCTGACCGGCCGCCTGCCCGGCGAACCACCGCCCACGCTGTTCGAATACCTGCCTGAAAACGCGCTGCTGTTCGTCGATGAAAGTCACCAGACCGTGCCGCAGATCGGCGCGATGGCGAAGGGCGACCACCGGCGCAAGATCACGCTCGCCGAATACGGTTTCCGCCTGCCCAGCTGTATCGACAACCGCCCGCTCCGCTTCAACGAGTGGGACGCGATGCGCCCGCAGACCTTCTGCGTCTCGGCCACGCCCGGTACCTGGGAAATGGAGCAAACCGGCGGCGTGTTCGCCGAACAGGTTATTCGCCCTACCGGACTGATCGACCCGCCGGTCGAGATCAAGCCGGTCGAGGACCAGGTCCAGGACTGCATCGAGGAGTGCAAGAAGACCGCGAAGATGGGCTACCGCACGCTCGTCACCACGCTGACCAAGCGGATGGCGGAAGACCTCACCGAGTTCATGCACGAAGCGGGCGTGAAAGTCCGCTACATGCACTCCGACGTGGAAACGCTGGAGCGTATCGAGCTGATCCGCGACCTGCGGCTTGGCGTTTACGACGTGCTGGTGGGCATCAACCTGCTACGCGAAGGCCTCGACATTCCCGAATGCGGGCTGGTCTGCATTCTCGATGCTGACAAGGAAGGTTTCCTCCGCAGCGAGACCAGCCTCGTCCAGACCATCGGCCGCGCGGCGCGCAACGTCGAGGGTCGGGTGATCCTTTATGCCGACCGGATTACCGGCAGCATGGAGCGCGCCATGGCGGAAACGGATCGCCGCCGCGAAAAGCAGCAGGCCTACAACGAAGAACACGGCATCACGCCCAAGACGATCAAGCGCAACATCGCGGACATTGTCGCGCATACTGCGGCGCAGGACGGCGTTACCGTCGATACGGGCGACGACGAGCGCAACAATCTCGTCGGCCACAATCTGCGTGCCTATATCGAGGATCTGGAAAAGAGGATGCGCGCCGCCGCCGCCGACCTCGAATTCGAGGAAGCCGGCCGCCTACGCGACGAGATCCGCAGGCTGGAGAACGACGAACTCGGCCTCGGCGACGATGAGAAGAAAGCGCCCCGCGTCGGGCGCAGCGATGCCGGCCGACCCGGCACGCGCAAGACCCGTTACGGCAAGACACGATACAAGCGGATGGGTGGCAAGCCTTAA
- a CDS encoding S10 family peptidase — protein sequence MRYLLLAAAASLALPLPLSAQDQPPEAEAAAPVDPQVRTRNLTGTFAGQRVPYRATVRETVLESDEGEPEAVIVTTSYVRTPRDTSRPVFFIYNGGPGSGSVWLQMGAWGPKRVAIPSDARDDGAPPYPLLDNPDSLLDVADLVFIDPPGTGFSHLTHGTDPEKYYGLRQDARAVAEVIRRWINDNGRWNSPKYLGGESYGTTRTAMVVDELEGGTFNDVGLNGLILVSTILDFAAREPTPGNEMAYLVTLPNMAAAAYYHGKVQAPSVEAIAEEARQFAIGPFATALLKGQDLPDAERAAVRAELSRLTGLSETYLDQANLRVTSQRFYKELLRDRGLTIGRLDARYTGTDFDNAGETPDNDPSFYGIDAGYTAAINEWLREGLGFETEREYQSIGSEPGRNWDWSLGGGRNAYLNVAPFIGKAMRENSQLRLFNAQGWYDFATPFFGAEYSLNRYGIPQDRLTFRYYDAGHMMYVRDEDRAKLSADIRAFIRDR from the coding sequence ATGAGATATTTGCTCCTGGCCGCCGCCGCATCGCTCGCCCTGCCGCTACCCCTCTCGGCACAGGACCAGCCTCCCGAAGCCGAGGCTGCAGCGCCCGTCGATCCCCAAGTGCGCACGCGCAACCTGACCGGAACCTTCGCCGGTCAGCGCGTCCCCTACCGCGCCACGGTCCGTGAAACCGTGCTTGAGAGCGACGAGGGCGAACCCGAGGCCGTCATCGTCACTACCAGCTACGTCAGGACCCCGCGGGACACGTCGCGGCCGGTGTTCTTCATCTACAACGGCGGGCCGGGATCGGGTTCGGTCTGGCTGCAGATGGGCGCATGGGGACCCAAGCGGGTCGCGATACCGTCCGATGCGCGCGACGATGGCGCACCGCCCTATCCGCTGCTCGACAATCCCGACAGCTTGCTGGACGTTGCTGACCTCGTCTTCATCGATCCGCCTGGCACGGGTTTCAGCCATCTGACCCACGGCACCGATCCCGAGAAATACTACGGCTTGCGGCAGGATGCGCGTGCCGTCGCCGAGGTGATCCGCCGCTGGATCAACGACAACGGCCGCTGGAACAGCCCGAAATATCTCGGCGGCGAAAGTTACGGCACTACGCGCACTGCCATGGTGGTGGACGAGCTGGAAGGCGGCACCTTCAACGATGTCGGTCTCAACGGCCTGATCCTCGTGTCCACGATCCTCGACTTCGCAGCACGCGAGCCCACGCCGGGCAACGAGATGGCCTATCTCGTCACGCTGCCGAACATGGCCGCTGCGGCCTATTACCATGGCAAGGTGCAGGCGCCGTCGGTCGAAGCGATCGCCGAGGAAGCGAGACAGTTCGCCATCGGCCCCTTCGCCACCGCGCTGCTCAAGGGGCAGGACCTGCCAGATGCGGAACGCGCCGCAGTGCGCGCGGAACTCTCACGGCTGACCGGCCTGTCGGAGACCTATCTCGACCAGGCCAATTTGCGCGTCACCAGCCAGCGCTTCTACAAGGAGCTGTTGCGCGACCGGGGGCTGACCATAGGCCGGCTCGACGCGCGCTATACGGGAACAGACTTCGACAATGCGGGCGAGACACCCGACAACGACCCGAGCTTCTATGGCATCGACGCAGGCTACACCGCCGCCATCAACGAATGGCTGCGCGAGGGGCTGGGCTTCGAAACCGAGCGCGAATACCAGTCCATCGGCAGCGAACCGGGCCGCAATTGGGACTGGTCGCTGGGCGGTGGCCGGAATGCCTATCTCAACGTCGCGCCCTTCATCGGCAAGGCCATGCGCGAGAATTCGCAACTGCGTCTGTTCAACGCGCAAGGGTGGTACGATTTCGCGACACCCTTTTTCGGCGCGGAATATTCGCTGAACCGATACGGCATACCACAGGACCGGCTGACCTTCCGCTATTACGATGCGGGCCACATGATGTATGTGCGCGACGAGGACCGGGCGAAGCTTTCGGCCGACATCCGCGCCTTTATTCGCGACCGCTGA
- a CDS encoding protein-disulfide reductase DsbD family protein yields MTGLRAFLAALLIAVLALFAVPAAAQSQPGGPNDIAVEIFSDRQQRAEDGSVQMTVALRFTPRSEEWHGYWSNPGDAGLGMQVEWSWPEEWFGEAQYPLPKRLVIADLMNHVYEGEYAVLYPVNIPADAPLDDLGPLEATVDYLACTDVICVPQTAQVRLTAERMGVSLDRWRADVVPPLGSEAGFEIAKNRLRIGIPLPAASDLGDVHVFLATSDLGSGKRPRYAAIQTFMREGDLLVAEIPVQQTPLADETGTQNRVEGILDLGNGRGVGFTATPSDVPLEGVKPIRSEAATPELWQLLLAALVGGLLLNIMPCVFPILSLKALALAKAGGEQASARSDALAYTAGVVLACAGLGLLILALRSAGEQVGWAFQLQEPVVLVGLFLLSLAITANFLGLFDVPGLAVSGHGPSRGGSFATGLLAAFVATPCTGPFMALALGAALVIPPLDGLLVFTALGVGLALPFLLIGFVPAFRRRLPKPGPWMERFRRWMALPMGLTALALGWLLWRVGGSEYLALVGAVGLFAVLGLALVGLFQRRGRSGASVIAAALVGVLALGTALLPAPQAQANSSESLLDPVEFSEAALAEARASGRPVFVWFTADWCVTCKVNESVAIERETTRAAFEEAGVVAIRADWTRRDEEISRILSRQGAAGVPLYLWYEPGADAEQLPQVLTPDLLARKARAPR; encoded by the coding sequence ATGACTGGTTTGCGCGCCTTTCTGGCTGCCCTGCTCATAGCTGTCCTGGCGCTTTTCGCCGTGCCTGCCGCTGCGCAATCGCAGCCTGGCGGACCGAACGATATCGCGGTCGAGATTTTCTCCGACCGACAGCAGCGCGCCGAGGACGGCTCCGTCCAGATGACCGTCGCGCTGCGCTTCACGCCAAGATCCGAGGAATGGCACGGTTATTGGTCCAATCCGGGCGATGCCGGGCTCGGCATGCAGGTAGAGTGGTCCTGGCCCGAGGAATGGTTCGGCGAAGCGCAATATCCGCTGCCAAAGCGCCTCGTCATCGCCGACCTCATGAACCACGTTTACGAGGGCGAATACGCGGTTCTCTATCCGGTCAATATTCCTGCTGATGCCCCGCTGGACGATCTTGGCCCGCTCGAGGCGACGGTCGACTATCTTGCCTGCACGGACGTGATCTGCGTGCCGCAGACCGCGCAGGTGCGGCTGACGGCGGAGCGGATGGGTGTCTCGCTCGACCGCTGGCGCGCCGATGTCGTCCCGCCGCTCGGCAGCGAAGCGGGGTTCGAAATCGCAAAAAATCGACTTCGGATCGGCATTCCGCTGCCCGCTGCCAGCGACCTTGGCGACGTGCACGTGTTTCTCGCGACAAGCGATCTCGGCAGCGGCAAACGGCCCCGCTACGCCGCGATCCAGACCTTTATGCGCGAGGGCGATCTGCTGGTCGCCGAAATTCCCGTGCAGCAAACACCGCTCGCCGATGAGACCGGCACACAAAACCGGGTCGAAGGTATCCTCGATCTCGGCAATGGGCGCGGCGTAGGCTTCACGGCGACACCGTCGGATGTACCGCTCGAAGGCGTAAAGCCGATCCGCAGCGAGGCGGCCACGCCCGAACTGTGGCAATTGCTGCTCGCCGCGCTGGTGGGCGGACTGCTGCTCAATATCATGCCCTGCGTGTTCCCGATCCTCAGCCTGAAGGCGCTGGCGCTGGCCAAGGCTGGTGGAGAGCAGGCGTCGGCGCGCTCGGATGCGCTGGCCTATACCGCGGGGGTCGTGCTGGCCTGCGCCGGGCTGGGCTTGCTGATCCTTGCCTTGCGTTCGGCAGGCGAGCAGGTCGGCTGGGCCTTCCAGTTGCAGGAGCCGGTCGTCCTCGTCGGCCTGTTCCTGCTGTCGCTGGCCATCACAGCCAATTTCCTGGGTCTGTTCGACGTGCCCGGGCTTGCGGTATCGGGCCACGGACCGTCGCGCGGCGGGTCGTTTGCGACCGGCCTGCTCGCAGCCTTCGTCGCAACGCCGTGCACGGGGCCATTCATGGCGCTGGCCCTCGGCGCAGCCTTGGTGATTCCGCCCCTCGACGGGCTGCTGGTCTTCACCGCGCTCGGAGTGGGGCTCGCGCTGCCGTTTCTCCTCATCGGGTTTGTCCCTGCGTTTCGCAGGCGCCTGCCGAAGCCGGGCCCGTGGATGGAGCGCTTCCGCCGCTGGATGGCGCTGCCGATGGGTCTGACGGCGCTCGCACTGGGCTGGCTGCTCTGGCGGGTCGGCGGCTCGGAATACCTCGCGTTGGTCGGGGCTGTCGGCCTCTTTGCCGTGCTCGGCCTGGCGCTGGTCGGCCTGTTCCAGCGCCGCGGACGGAGCGGAGCAAGTGTTATCGCCGCCGCTCTAGTGGGAGTGCTCGCCCTCGGGACTGCGCTCTTGCCAGCTCCGCAAGCTCAGGCGAACAGTTCCGAAAGCCTCCTCGATCCGGTGGAGTTCTCCGAAGCCGCACTCGCCGAAGCGCGGGCGAGCGGACGGCCGGTGTTCGTCTGGTTCACCGCCGACTGGTGCGTCACCTGCAAGGTCAACGAGAGCGTCGCCATCGAGCGGGAGACAACACGGGCTGCCTTCGAGGAGGCAGGCGTCGTCGCGATCCGCGCGGACTGGACGCGGCGCGATGAGGAAATCTCGCGTATCCTCAGCCGGCAGGGCGCAGCGGGCGTCCCGCTGTACTTGTGGTACGAGCCAGGCGCAGATGCCGAGCAATTGCCGCAAGTGCTTACGCCGGATCTTCTGGCGCGGAAGGCTCGGGCTCCGCGCTAG
- a CDS encoding FAD-dependent monooxygenase, which yields MTQANDTRDLLILGGGLVGMTLALAAASKGISSHLVDRADPASLTAEGFDGRASAISTASWRLFRKIGLEEVLEPHGCDIASIAVVDQMKPGQLDFRPEPHEGTLGRMFANRQLRLALHEAAAKEPLISWHAPVDVVARDRGEFGVSATLGDGTVLKAALMVGAEGRGSPSREDAGLKMASWDYSHRAIIAGLDHTKPHDNVAWEIFYPEGPFALLPMLDGSDGKHRSALVWTVDEKNAAGVLKLSDRAFLAEIRKRMGDLLGELTLNSGRSSYPLSFQHTARIVDDRLALVGDSAHGMHPIAGQGLNLGLRDVGALVEVLDEALRLGLDLGDAQVLKKYEEWRALDSLMVMGATDSLTRLFGVPGKTASALRRFGMAGVQRSSWLKRFFMDEARGVSGDLPEMLKA from the coding sequence GTGACACAGGCAAACGACACTCGCGATCTGCTGATCCTCGGCGGTGGTCTGGTCGGGATGACACTGGCGCTGGCCGCGGCGAGCAAGGGCATTTCGAGCCATCTCGTCGACCGCGCCGATCCGGCCTCGCTGACGGCGGAAGGTTTCGACGGGCGGGCCTCCGCCATATCGACGGCCAGTTGGCGCCTGTTCCGCAAGATCGGGTTGGAGGAGGTGCTCGAACCGCATGGCTGTGACATCGCCTCCATCGCGGTGGTCGACCAGATGAAGCCCGGCCAGCTCGATTTTCGCCCCGAACCGCATGAAGGCACGTTGGGGCGCATGTTCGCCAACCGCCAGCTGCGCCTCGCGCTGCACGAGGCGGCGGCGAAGGAACCGCTCATTTCCTGGCACGCCCCGGTCGATGTCGTCGCGCGGGATCGCGGCGAGTTCGGCGTTTCGGCGACGCTGGGCGACGGGACGGTGCTCAAGGCCGCGCTGATGGTCGGCGCGGAAGGCCGCGGTTCGCCTTCGCGCGAGGATGCCGGGCTCAAGATGGCGAGCTGGGATTACAGCCACCGCGCGATCATCGCCGGCCTCGATCACACCAAGCCGCACGACAATGTCGCTTGGGAAATATTCTATCCCGAAGGCCCCTTCGCGCTCCTCCCCATGCTCGACGGATCAGACGGCAAGCACCGCAGCGCGCTGGTGTGGACGGTGGACGAGAAGAATGCCGCCGGCGTCCTCAAGCTGTCCGACCGCGCCTTTCTTGCGGAAATCCGCAAGCGCATGGGCGATCTGCTGGGCGAGCTGACGCTCAATAGCGGGCGTTCGTCCTATCCGCTCAGCTTCCAGCACACGGCGCGCATCGTCGACGACCGGCTGGCGCTGGTGGGCGACAGCGCCCACGGCATGCATCCGATCGCCGGACAGGGCCTCAATCTCGGCCTGCGAGACGTGGGAGCGCTGGTCGAAGTACTGGACGAGGCGCTGCGGCTTGGCCTCGATCTCGGCGATGCGCAGGTCCTGAAGAAATACGAGGAATGGCGTGCGCTCGATTCGCTGATGGTCATGGGCGCAACCGATAGCCTGACGCGGCTGTTCGGCGTTCCCGGCAAAACGGCCAGCGCGCTGCGCCGCTTCGGCATGGCCGGGGTCCAGCGATCGAGCTGGCTCAAGCGCTTCTTCATGGACGAGGCGCGCGGGGTCTCCGGCGACCTGCCGGAAATGCTGAAGGCCTAG
- a CDS encoding uroporphyrinogen-III synthase, whose amino-acid sequence MKPLLLLRPEPGWTVSAKTARDMGMEVVGAPLFDIETVAWDPPERDQFDGLLIGSANAFRHAGDSLKRYAKLPVHVVGQATADAARSAGLMVGQVGKGGLQSVLDRLQGRKLRLLRLAGEDRVPLKAPEGVRVEARVVYRAVPQSLELPQPLLRGTVVALHSGAAAERFAEECSRLKVDRTKFIVVAIGSRVAEMVGEGWASVHVAWTPDDGAMLALAKSLCQESSDGDG is encoded by the coding sequence GTGAAGCCACTCCTTCTTTTGCGACCCGAACCGGGCTGGACGGTGTCGGCGAAGACCGCTCGCGATATGGGCATGGAGGTGGTCGGCGCCCCGCTGTTCGACATCGAGACGGTAGCCTGGGACCCACCGGAGCGGGACCAGTTCGACGGACTTCTGATCGGCAGCGCCAATGCCTTTCGCCATGCCGGCGACAGCCTGAAGCGTTATGCGAAGCTGCCGGTTCATGTCGTCGGACAGGCGACTGCCGATGCCGCCCGCAGCGCCGGCCTGATGGTCGGGCAGGTGGGCAAGGGCGGGCTTCAGTCCGTGCTCGACCGGCTTCAGGGCCGCAAACTGCGACTGCTGCGGCTGGCGGGAGAAGATCGGGTTCCGCTCAAGGCTCCCGAGGGGGTGCGTGTCGAGGCGCGGGTGGTCTATCGCGCCGTCCCGCAATCGCTGGAATTGCCCCAGCCCTTGCTGCGCGGCACGGTCGTGGCGCTTCATTCGGGGGCGGCTGCCGAACGCTTCGCGGAGGAATGCAGCCGGCTGAAAGTCGATCGCACGAAATTCATCGTCGTCGCGATCGGTTCGCGCGTTGCCGAAATGGTCGGCGAAGGCTGGGCCTCGGTCCACGTCGCCTGGACGCCCGATGATGGCGCAATGCTGGCCTTGGCGAAATCTTTGTGCCAAGAATCGTCGGACGGGGATGGATAG
- the hemC gene encoding hydroxymethylbilane synthase, translating into MVDTPLIRLGTRQSPLAMAQAHETRARLCAAHGWDEAAVELVQVIASGDRIQDRPLAEIGGKALWTRELDIWLAEGRIDAAVHSMKDVETLRPETLTIAAILPRADKADVLLGAASLDAIPESARVGTSAPRRAAQLLHRRPDLQVVGIRGNVATRMAKLEGGEADATFLAAAGLQRLGEEQVGTRLEPEDWLPAPAQAAIGIECRTDNAQARDYLAAIDNGPSHAEILAERRLLEGLGGGCSSPIAALTTTEGDTLVLRAAIFSADGRERIEDSASFASDDADAPRELAARLLGRAPPPVRALFEGGA; encoded by the coding sequence ATGGTTGACACACCGCTCATCCGCCTCGGAACCCGCCAGTCGCCGCTTGCCATGGCGCAGGCACACGAGACCCGCGCGCGCCTGTGTGCAGCGCATGGCTGGGACGAAGCGGCGGTCGAGCTTGTGCAGGTGATCGCCAGCGGCGACCGCATCCAGGACCGCCCGCTGGCCGAAATCGGCGGCAAGGCCCTGTGGACGCGCGAACTCGATATCTGGCTGGCGGAAGGCCGGATCGACGCGGCGGTGCATTCGATGAAGGATGTCGAAACGCTGCGGCCCGAAACGCTGACCATCGCCGCGATCCTGCCACGCGCGGACAAGGCGGACGTACTACTCGGCGCAGCTTCGCTCGATGCCATTCCCGAAAGCGCGCGGGTGGGGACGAGCGCGCCGCGCCGCGCTGCGCAATTATTGCACAGGCGACCCGATCTCCAAGTGGTCGGCATTCGGGGCAACGTGGCGACACGCATGGCCAAGCTCGAGGGCGGTGAGGCCGATGCGACTTTCCTTGCGGCGGCCGGATTGCAGCGCCTTGGCGAGGAGCAGGTCGGCACGCGGCTCGAGCCCGAAGACTGGCTGCCCGCACCGGCACAGGCGGCGATCGGGATCGAATGCCGTACCGACAATGCGCAGGCTCGCGACTATCTCGCAGCCATCGACAACGGGCCCAGCCATGCGGAAATCCTCGCCGAGCGTCGCCTGCTGGAAGGGCTCGGCGGCGGTTGCAGCAGCCCGATCGCAGCGCTGACCACGACCGAAGGCGATACGCTGGTCTTGCGAGCGGCGATCTTCAGCGCCGACGGGAGAGAGCGGATCGAGGATAGCGCCAGCTTTGCCAGCGACGATGCCGATGCGCCGCGCGAGCTGGCGGCGCGTTTGCTCGGTCGGGCGCCGCCTCCGGTGCGCGCGCTCTTCGAGGGCGGGGCGTGA